From a single Labrus bergylta chromosome 14, fLabBer1.1, whole genome shotgun sequence genomic region:
- the aifm1 gene encoding apoptosis-inducing factor 1, mitochondrial isoform X4: protein MLKCRTVWRKLAPLARASSTVCRQNVRRTGLTHGRLPAQVPAAHMSTGPAGGGRENQLYFLLVGVACVGGGVYAYRTVKGDQLRYQDRIDEIASRQEKFNTEKPDTPSESEPPAVEATETQVVPKPEPQAEPVPEPQAEPLPEEPSPPVPDAEVEAPSETTEPPLEEPVVEAPPEEPAEPHAVPVVEEVGESTPVSLKVPSHTPYLLIGGGTASFAAARSIRARDPGAKVLIVTDEPDLPYMRPPLSKELWFSDDPSVTETLRFKQWNGKERSIYFQPASFYINPEELEGTENGGVAVLTGRKVVHMDVRGNKVKLDDDTEISYDKCLIATGGVPRNLQVMERAGEEVMKRTTLFRKVDDFKSLDKVSRNIKSITIIGGGFLGSELACALGRRSNDSGLEVIQMYPEKGNMGKVLPEYLSNWTTEKVKREGVKIISEALVKSVTFKDDKVEILLKDGRLVKTDHIVAAVGLEPNVDLAKSAGLEVDSDFGGFRVNAELQARSNIWVAGDAACFYDIRLGRRRVEHHDHAVVSGRLAGENMTGANKPYWHQSMFWSDLGPDVGYEAIGIVDSSLPTVGVFAKATSKDTPRAATEKSGTGIRSESETEDTATSPVASSTPAPSVEQNRDDYGKGVIFYLRDKVVVGIILWNVFNRMPIARKIIKDGEEHADLNEVAKLFNIHED from the exons ATGCTGAAATGTAGAACAGTATGGAGAAAGCTTGCACCTCTAGCTAGAGCTTCATCAACTGTGTGCAGACAGAATGTGAGACGAACAG GATTAACCCATGGCCGACTACCAGCACAAGTTCCTGCGGCTCATATGTCCACTGGGCCTGCAGGGGGAGGCCGGGAAAACCAGCTGTACTTCCTTCTGGTTGGAGTAGCCTGCGTTGGAGGTGGAGTTTAT gCATACCGAACTGTAAAGGGGGACCAACTACGATATCAGGACCGTATTGATGAGATTGCTTCCAGACAAGAGAAGTTCAACACAGAAAAGCCAGACACACCCAGCGAGTCGGAGCCTCCCG CTGTGGAAGCCACTGAGACACAGG tTGTCCCTAAGCCAGAACCACAGGCAGAACCTGTACCAGAACCACAAGCAGAACCCTTACCAGAGGAGCCAAGCCCCCCTGTCCCTGACGCTGAAGTAGAAGCCCCCAGTGAAACAACTGAACCACCCCTAG AAGAGCCAGTGGTAGAAGCCCCCCCAGAGGAGCCAGCAGAACCACATGCTGTGCCTGTAGTTGAGGAGG TAGGAGAGTCcacacctgtctctctcaaGGTCCCATCGCACACCCCCTACCTTCTTATTGGTGGAGGTACTGCCTCTTTTGCTGCTGCCCGCTCAATCCGAGCTAGAGACCCAGGTGCTAAG GTACTTATTGTGACTGATGAGCCAGACCTTCCGTACATGAGACCGCCTCTTTCTAAAGAACTTTGGTTCTCTGATGACCCCAGTGTGACAGAAACACTGCGATTCAAACAGTGGAATGGAAAGGAAAgaag TATCTACTTCCAGCCGGCATCATTTTATATAAATCCAGAAGAATTGGAAGGTACAGAAAATGGTGGAGTGGCTGTTCTCACTGGCAGAaag GTGGTCCACATGGACGTGAGAGGAAACAAGGTGAAACTTGACGACGATACTGAGATTTCATATGACAAGTGTTTGATCGCTACAG GTGGTGTGCCAAGAAACCTGCAGGTCatggagagagcaggagaggaggtgatgaagagGACCACTTTGTTCCGGAAG GTTGATGACTTTAAATCTTTGGACAAGGTGTCCAGAAACATAAAGTCCATCACAATCATTGGAGGCGGCTTCTTGGGCAGCGAGCTGGCCTGTGCCCTCGGCAGGAGAT CAAATGATTCTGGCCTGGAGGTGATTCAGATGTACCCTGAGAAGGGAAACATGGGGAAAGTGTTGCCTGAGTATCTGAGCAACTGGacaacagaaaaagtcaaaagag AGGGTGTGAAAATAATCTCAGAAGCTCTGGTGAAATCGGTGACCTTCAAAGATGACAAGGTGGAAATCCTGCTGAAAGATGGCCGACTG GTCAAAACGGACCACATAGTGGCGGCTGTTGGCCTGGAGCCCAATGTTGACCTTGCAAAGTCAGCAGGTCTAGAGGTGGACTCTGACTTTGGTGGCTTTCGGGTCAATGCAGAGCTGCAAGCTAGATCCAATATTTGGGTG GCAGGAGACGCTGCGTGTTTCTATGACATCAGACTGGGCCGCAGACGAGTGGAGCACCATGATCACGCCGTTGTAAGCGGGAGACTCGCAGGGGAGAACATGACGGGGGCCAACAAACCCTACTGGCATCAGTCTATGTTCTG GAGTGACCTGGGACCGGATGTGGGATACGAGGCGATTGGGATTGTTGACAGCAGCCTGCCAACAGTGGGAGTGTTTGCCAAAGCCACATCCAAAGACACACCTAGAGCTGCCACAGAGAAGTCAG GGACAGGGATCCGCTCGGAAAGTGAAACTGAGGACACAGCCACCAGCCCGGTCGCTTCTTCAACACCTGCTCCATCTGTGGAGCAAAACAGAGACGACTATGGGAAAGGAGTCATCTTCTACCTGAGAGACAAAGTGGTGGTGGGCATTATCCTGTGGAACGTGTTTAACAGGATGCCTATTGCAAGAAAG ATAATCAAAGATGGAGAGGAACATGCAGATCTGAATGAAGTAGCCAAGCTTTTCAACATCCACGAGGATTAA
- the aifm1 gene encoding apoptosis-inducing factor 1, mitochondrial isoform X3 — MLKCRTVWRKLAPLARASSTVCRQNVRRTGLTHGRLPAQVPAAHMSTGPAGGGRENQLYFLLVGVACVGGGVYAYRTVKGDQLRYQDRIDEIASRQEKFNTEKPDTPSESEPPAVEATETQVVPKPEPQAEPVPEPQAEPLPEEPSPPVPDAEVEAPSETTEPPLAEEPVVEAPPEEPAEPHAVPVVEEVGESTPVSLKVPSHTPYLLIGGGTASFAAARSIRARDPGAKVLIVTDEPDLPYMRPPLSKELWFSDDPSVTETLRFKQWNGKERSIYFQPASFYINPEELEGTENGGVAVLTGRKVVHMDVRGNKVKLDDDTEISYDKCLIATGGVPRNLQVMERAGEEVMKRTTLFRKVDDFKSLDKVSRNIKSITIIGGGFLGSELACALGRRSNDSGLEVIQMYPEKGNMGKVLPEYLSNWTTEKVKREGVKIISEALVKSVTFKDDKVEILLKDGRLVKTDHIVAAVGLEPNVDLAKSAGLEVDSDFGGFRVNAELQARSNIWVAGDAACFYDIRLGRRRVEHHDHAVVSGRLAGENMTGANKPYWHQSMFWSDLGPDVGYEAIGIVDSSLPTVGVFAKATSKDTPRAATEKSGTGIRSESETEDTATSPVASSTPAPSVEQNRDDYGKGVIFYLRDKVVVGIILWNVFNRMPIARKIIKDGEEHADLNEVAKLFNIHED; from the exons ATGCTGAAATGTAGAACAGTATGGAGAAAGCTTGCACCTCTAGCTAGAGCTTCATCAACTGTGTGCAGACAGAATGTGAGACGAACAG GATTAACCCATGGCCGACTACCAGCACAAGTTCCTGCGGCTCATATGTCCACTGGGCCTGCAGGGGGAGGCCGGGAAAACCAGCTGTACTTCCTTCTGGTTGGAGTAGCCTGCGTTGGAGGTGGAGTTTAT gCATACCGAACTGTAAAGGGGGACCAACTACGATATCAGGACCGTATTGATGAGATTGCTTCCAGACAAGAGAAGTTCAACACAGAAAAGCCAGACACACCCAGCGAGTCGGAGCCTCCCG CTGTGGAAGCCACTGAGACACAGG tTGTCCCTAAGCCAGAACCACAGGCAGAACCTGTACCAGAACCACAAGCAGAACCCTTACCAGAGGAGCCAAGCCCCCCTGTCCCTGACGCTGAAGTAGAAGCCCCCAGTGAAACAACTGAACCACCCCTAG CAGAAGAGCCAGTGGTAGAAGCCCCCCCAGAGGAGCCAGCAGAACCACATGCTGTGCCTGTAGTTGAGGAGG TAGGAGAGTCcacacctgtctctctcaaGGTCCCATCGCACACCCCCTACCTTCTTATTGGTGGAGGTACTGCCTCTTTTGCTGCTGCCCGCTCAATCCGAGCTAGAGACCCAGGTGCTAAG GTACTTATTGTGACTGATGAGCCAGACCTTCCGTACATGAGACCGCCTCTTTCTAAAGAACTTTGGTTCTCTGATGACCCCAGTGTGACAGAAACACTGCGATTCAAACAGTGGAATGGAAAGGAAAgaag TATCTACTTCCAGCCGGCATCATTTTATATAAATCCAGAAGAATTGGAAGGTACAGAAAATGGTGGAGTGGCTGTTCTCACTGGCAGAaag GTGGTCCACATGGACGTGAGAGGAAACAAGGTGAAACTTGACGACGATACTGAGATTTCATATGACAAGTGTTTGATCGCTACAG GTGGTGTGCCAAGAAACCTGCAGGTCatggagagagcaggagaggaggtgatgaagagGACCACTTTGTTCCGGAAG GTTGATGACTTTAAATCTTTGGACAAGGTGTCCAGAAACATAAAGTCCATCACAATCATTGGAGGCGGCTTCTTGGGCAGCGAGCTGGCCTGTGCCCTCGGCAGGAGAT CAAATGATTCTGGCCTGGAGGTGATTCAGATGTACCCTGAGAAGGGAAACATGGGGAAAGTGTTGCCTGAGTATCTGAGCAACTGGacaacagaaaaagtcaaaagag AGGGTGTGAAAATAATCTCAGAAGCTCTGGTGAAATCGGTGACCTTCAAAGATGACAAGGTGGAAATCCTGCTGAAAGATGGCCGACTG GTCAAAACGGACCACATAGTGGCGGCTGTTGGCCTGGAGCCCAATGTTGACCTTGCAAAGTCAGCAGGTCTAGAGGTGGACTCTGACTTTGGTGGCTTTCGGGTCAATGCAGAGCTGCAAGCTAGATCCAATATTTGGGTG GCAGGAGACGCTGCGTGTTTCTATGACATCAGACTGGGCCGCAGACGAGTGGAGCACCATGATCACGCCGTTGTAAGCGGGAGACTCGCAGGGGAGAACATGACGGGGGCCAACAAACCCTACTGGCATCAGTCTATGTTCTG GAGTGACCTGGGACCGGATGTGGGATACGAGGCGATTGGGATTGTTGACAGCAGCCTGCCAACAGTGGGAGTGTTTGCCAAAGCCACATCCAAAGACACACCTAGAGCTGCCACAGAGAAGTCAG GGACAGGGATCCGCTCGGAAAGTGAAACTGAGGACACAGCCACCAGCCCGGTCGCTTCTTCAACACCTGCTCCATCTGTGGAGCAAAACAGAGACGACTATGGGAAAGGAGTCATCTTCTACCTGAGAGACAAAGTGGTGGTGGGCATTATCCTGTGGAACGTGTTTAACAGGATGCCTATTGCAAGAAAG ATAATCAAAGATGGAGAGGAACATGCAGATCTGAATGAAGTAGCCAAGCTTTTCAACATCCACGAGGATTAA
- the aifm1 gene encoding apoptosis-inducing factor 1, mitochondrial isoform X5 — protein MLKCRTVWRKLAPLARASSTVCRQNVRRTGLTHGRLPAQVPAAHMSTGPAGGGRENQLYFLLVGVACVGGGVYAYRTVKGDQLRYQDRIDEIASRQEKFNTEKPDTPSESEPPAVEATETQVVPKPEPQAEPVPEPQAEPLPEEPSPPVPDAEVEAPSETTEPPLVGESTPVSLKVPSHTPYLLIGGGTASFAAARSIRARDPGAKVLIVTDEPDLPYMRPPLSKELWFSDDPSVTETLRFKQWNGKERSIYFQPASFYINPEELEGTENGGVAVLTGRKVVHMDVRGNKVKLDDDTEISYDKCLIATGGVPRNLQVMERAGEEVMKRTTLFRKVDDFKSLDKVSRNIKSITIIGGGFLGSELACALGRRSNDSGLEVIQMYPEKGNMGKVLPEYLSNWTTEKVKREGVKIISEALVKSVTFKDDKVEILLKDGRLVKTDHIVAAVGLEPNVDLAKSAGLEVDSDFGGFRVNAELQARSNIWVAGDAACFYDIRLGRRRVEHHDHAVVSGRLAGENMTGANKPYWHQSMFWSDLGPDVGYEAIGIVDSSLPTVGVFAKATSKDTPRAATEKSGTGIRSESETEDTATSPVASSTPAPSVEQNRDDYGKGVIFYLRDKVVVGIILWNVFNRMPIARKIIKDGEEHADLNEVAKLFNIHED, from the exons ATGCTGAAATGTAGAACAGTATGGAGAAAGCTTGCACCTCTAGCTAGAGCTTCATCAACTGTGTGCAGACAGAATGTGAGACGAACAG GATTAACCCATGGCCGACTACCAGCACAAGTTCCTGCGGCTCATATGTCCACTGGGCCTGCAGGGGGAGGCCGGGAAAACCAGCTGTACTTCCTTCTGGTTGGAGTAGCCTGCGTTGGAGGTGGAGTTTAT gCATACCGAACTGTAAAGGGGGACCAACTACGATATCAGGACCGTATTGATGAGATTGCTTCCAGACAAGAGAAGTTCAACACAGAAAAGCCAGACACACCCAGCGAGTCGGAGCCTCCCG CTGTGGAAGCCACTGAGACACAGG tTGTCCCTAAGCCAGAACCACAGGCAGAACCTGTACCAGAACCACAAGCAGAACCCTTACCAGAGGAGCCAAGCCCCCCTGTCCCTGACGCTGAAGTAGAAGCCCCCAGTGAAACAACTGAACCACCCCTAG TAGGAGAGTCcacacctgtctctctcaaGGTCCCATCGCACACCCCCTACCTTCTTATTGGTGGAGGTACTGCCTCTTTTGCTGCTGCCCGCTCAATCCGAGCTAGAGACCCAGGTGCTAAG GTACTTATTGTGACTGATGAGCCAGACCTTCCGTACATGAGACCGCCTCTTTCTAAAGAACTTTGGTTCTCTGATGACCCCAGTGTGACAGAAACACTGCGATTCAAACAGTGGAATGGAAAGGAAAgaag TATCTACTTCCAGCCGGCATCATTTTATATAAATCCAGAAGAATTGGAAGGTACAGAAAATGGTGGAGTGGCTGTTCTCACTGGCAGAaag GTGGTCCACATGGACGTGAGAGGAAACAAGGTGAAACTTGACGACGATACTGAGATTTCATATGACAAGTGTTTGATCGCTACAG GTGGTGTGCCAAGAAACCTGCAGGTCatggagagagcaggagaggaggtgatgaagagGACCACTTTGTTCCGGAAG GTTGATGACTTTAAATCTTTGGACAAGGTGTCCAGAAACATAAAGTCCATCACAATCATTGGAGGCGGCTTCTTGGGCAGCGAGCTGGCCTGTGCCCTCGGCAGGAGAT CAAATGATTCTGGCCTGGAGGTGATTCAGATGTACCCTGAGAAGGGAAACATGGGGAAAGTGTTGCCTGAGTATCTGAGCAACTGGacaacagaaaaagtcaaaagag AGGGTGTGAAAATAATCTCAGAAGCTCTGGTGAAATCGGTGACCTTCAAAGATGACAAGGTGGAAATCCTGCTGAAAGATGGCCGACTG GTCAAAACGGACCACATAGTGGCGGCTGTTGGCCTGGAGCCCAATGTTGACCTTGCAAAGTCAGCAGGTCTAGAGGTGGACTCTGACTTTGGTGGCTTTCGGGTCAATGCAGAGCTGCAAGCTAGATCCAATATTTGGGTG GCAGGAGACGCTGCGTGTTTCTATGACATCAGACTGGGCCGCAGACGAGTGGAGCACCATGATCACGCCGTTGTAAGCGGGAGACTCGCAGGGGAGAACATGACGGGGGCCAACAAACCCTACTGGCATCAGTCTATGTTCTG GAGTGACCTGGGACCGGATGTGGGATACGAGGCGATTGGGATTGTTGACAGCAGCCTGCCAACAGTGGGAGTGTTTGCCAAAGCCACATCCAAAGACACACCTAGAGCTGCCACAGAGAAGTCAG GGACAGGGATCCGCTCGGAAAGTGAAACTGAGGACACAGCCACCAGCCCGGTCGCTTCTTCAACACCTGCTCCATCTGTGGAGCAAAACAGAGACGACTATGGGAAAGGAGTCATCTTCTACCTGAGAGACAAAGTGGTGGTGGGCATTATCCTGTGGAACGTGTTTAACAGGATGCCTATTGCAAGAAAG ATAATCAAAGATGGAGAGGAACATGCAGATCTGAATGAAGTAGCCAAGCTTTTCAACATCCACGAGGATTAA
- the aifm1 gene encoding apoptosis-inducing factor 1, mitochondrial isoform X6 — translation MLKCRTVWRKLAPLARASSTVCRQNVRRTGLTHGRLPAQVPAAHMSTGPAGGGRENQLYFLLVGVACVGGGVYAYRTVKGDQLRYQDRIDEIASRQEKFNTEKPDTPSESEPPAVEATETQVVPKPEPQAEPVPEPQAEPLPEEPSPPVPDAEVEAPSETTEPPLGESTPVSLKVPSHTPYLLIGGGTASFAAARSIRARDPGAKVLIVTDEPDLPYMRPPLSKELWFSDDPSVTETLRFKQWNGKERSIYFQPASFYINPEELEGTENGGVAVLTGRKVVHMDVRGNKVKLDDDTEISYDKCLIATGGVPRNLQVMERAGEEVMKRTTLFRKVDDFKSLDKVSRNIKSITIIGGGFLGSELACALGRRSNDSGLEVIQMYPEKGNMGKVLPEYLSNWTTEKVKREGVKIISEALVKSVTFKDDKVEILLKDGRLVKTDHIVAAVGLEPNVDLAKSAGLEVDSDFGGFRVNAELQARSNIWVAGDAACFYDIRLGRRRVEHHDHAVVSGRLAGENMTGANKPYWHQSMFWSDLGPDVGYEAIGIVDSSLPTVGVFAKATSKDTPRAATEKSGTGIRSESETEDTATSPVASSTPAPSVEQNRDDYGKGVIFYLRDKVVVGIILWNVFNRMPIARKIIKDGEEHADLNEVAKLFNIHED, via the exons ATGCTGAAATGTAGAACAGTATGGAGAAAGCTTGCACCTCTAGCTAGAGCTTCATCAACTGTGTGCAGACAGAATGTGAGACGAACAG GATTAACCCATGGCCGACTACCAGCACAAGTTCCTGCGGCTCATATGTCCACTGGGCCTGCAGGGGGAGGCCGGGAAAACCAGCTGTACTTCCTTCTGGTTGGAGTAGCCTGCGTTGGAGGTGGAGTTTAT gCATACCGAACTGTAAAGGGGGACCAACTACGATATCAGGACCGTATTGATGAGATTGCTTCCAGACAAGAGAAGTTCAACACAGAAAAGCCAGACACACCCAGCGAGTCGGAGCCTCCCG CTGTGGAAGCCACTGAGACACAGG tTGTCCCTAAGCCAGAACCACAGGCAGAACCTGTACCAGAACCACAAGCAGAACCCTTACCAGAGGAGCCAAGCCCCCCTGTCCCTGACGCTGAAGTAGAAGCCCCCAGTGAAACAACTGAACCACCCCTAG GAGAGTCcacacctgtctctctcaaGGTCCCATCGCACACCCCCTACCTTCTTATTGGTGGAGGTACTGCCTCTTTTGCTGCTGCCCGCTCAATCCGAGCTAGAGACCCAGGTGCTAAG GTACTTATTGTGACTGATGAGCCAGACCTTCCGTACATGAGACCGCCTCTTTCTAAAGAACTTTGGTTCTCTGATGACCCCAGTGTGACAGAAACACTGCGATTCAAACAGTGGAATGGAAAGGAAAgaag TATCTACTTCCAGCCGGCATCATTTTATATAAATCCAGAAGAATTGGAAGGTACAGAAAATGGTGGAGTGGCTGTTCTCACTGGCAGAaag GTGGTCCACATGGACGTGAGAGGAAACAAGGTGAAACTTGACGACGATACTGAGATTTCATATGACAAGTGTTTGATCGCTACAG GTGGTGTGCCAAGAAACCTGCAGGTCatggagagagcaggagaggaggtgatgaagagGACCACTTTGTTCCGGAAG GTTGATGACTTTAAATCTTTGGACAAGGTGTCCAGAAACATAAAGTCCATCACAATCATTGGAGGCGGCTTCTTGGGCAGCGAGCTGGCCTGTGCCCTCGGCAGGAGAT CAAATGATTCTGGCCTGGAGGTGATTCAGATGTACCCTGAGAAGGGAAACATGGGGAAAGTGTTGCCTGAGTATCTGAGCAACTGGacaacagaaaaagtcaaaagag AGGGTGTGAAAATAATCTCAGAAGCTCTGGTGAAATCGGTGACCTTCAAAGATGACAAGGTGGAAATCCTGCTGAAAGATGGCCGACTG GTCAAAACGGACCACATAGTGGCGGCTGTTGGCCTGGAGCCCAATGTTGACCTTGCAAAGTCAGCAGGTCTAGAGGTGGACTCTGACTTTGGTGGCTTTCGGGTCAATGCAGAGCTGCAAGCTAGATCCAATATTTGGGTG GCAGGAGACGCTGCGTGTTTCTATGACATCAGACTGGGCCGCAGACGAGTGGAGCACCATGATCACGCCGTTGTAAGCGGGAGACTCGCAGGGGAGAACATGACGGGGGCCAACAAACCCTACTGGCATCAGTCTATGTTCTG GAGTGACCTGGGACCGGATGTGGGATACGAGGCGATTGGGATTGTTGACAGCAGCCTGCCAACAGTGGGAGTGTTTGCCAAAGCCACATCCAAAGACACACCTAGAGCTGCCACAGAGAAGTCAG GGACAGGGATCCGCTCGGAAAGTGAAACTGAGGACACAGCCACCAGCCCGGTCGCTTCTTCAACACCTGCTCCATCTGTGGAGCAAAACAGAGACGACTATGGGAAAGGAGTCATCTTCTACCTGAGAGACAAAGTGGTGGTGGGCATTATCCTGTGGAACGTGTTTAACAGGATGCCTATTGCAAGAAAG ATAATCAAAGATGGAGAGGAACATGCAGATCTGAATGAAGTAGCCAAGCTTTTCAACATCCACGAGGATTAA
- the aifm1 gene encoding apoptosis-inducing factor 1, mitochondrial isoform X2, whose translation MLKCRTVWRKLAPLARASSTVCRQNVRRTGLTHGRLPAQVPAAHMSTGPAGGGRENQLYFLLVGVACVGGGVYAYRTVKGDQLRYQDRIDEIASRQEKFNTEKPDTPSESEPPAVEATETQVVPKPEPQAEPVPEPQAEPLPEEPSPPVPDAEVEAPSETTEPPLEEPVVEAPPEEPAEPHAVPVVEEEPLPPSEPSPIELTESPPPPEPHVESDPPAEAAAESPAAEPPEPEPQPEPQPQPELVSESVGESTPVSLKVPSHTPYLLIGGGTASFAAARSIRARDPGAKVLIVTDEPDLPYMRPPLSKELWFSDDPSVTETLRFKQWNGKERSIYFQPASFYINPEELEGTENGGVAVLTGRKVVHMDVRGNKVKLDDDTEISYDKCLIATGGVPRNLQVMERAGEEVMKRTTLFRKVDDFKSLDKVSRNIKSITIIGGGFLGSELACALGRRSNDSGLEVIQMYPEKGNMGKVLPEYLSNWTTEKVKREGVKIISEALVKSVTFKDDKVEILLKDGRLVKTDHIVAAVGLEPNVDLAKSAGLEVDSDFGGFRVNAELQARSNIWVAGDAACFYDIRLGRRRVEHHDHAVVSGRLAGENMTGANKPYWHQSMFWSDLGPDVGYEAIGIVDSSLPTVGVFAKATSKDTPRAATEKSGTGIRSESETEDTATSPVASSTPAPSVEQNRDDYGKGVIFYLRDKVVVGIILWNVFNRMPIARKIIKDGEEHADLNEVAKLFNIHED comes from the exons ATGCTGAAATGTAGAACAGTATGGAGAAAGCTTGCACCTCTAGCTAGAGCTTCATCAACTGTGTGCAGACAGAATGTGAGACGAACAG GATTAACCCATGGCCGACTACCAGCACAAGTTCCTGCGGCTCATATGTCCACTGGGCCTGCAGGGGGAGGCCGGGAAAACCAGCTGTACTTCCTTCTGGTTGGAGTAGCCTGCGTTGGAGGTGGAGTTTAT gCATACCGAACTGTAAAGGGGGACCAACTACGATATCAGGACCGTATTGATGAGATTGCTTCCAGACAAGAGAAGTTCAACACAGAAAAGCCAGACACACCCAGCGAGTCGGAGCCTCCCG CTGTGGAAGCCACTGAGACACAGG tTGTCCCTAAGCCAGAACCACAGGCAGAACCTGTACCAGAACCACAAGCAGAACCCTTACCAGAGGAGCCAAGCCCCCCTGTCCCTGACGCTGAAGTAGAAGCCCCCAGTGAAACAACTGAACCACCCCTAG AAGAGCCAGTGGTAGAAGCCCCCCCAGAGGAGCCAGCAGAACCACATGCTGTGCCTGTAGTTGAGGAGG AACCCTTGCCCCCATCTGAGCCGTCCCCAATCGAACTAACAGAGTCGCCACCGCCCCCTGAACCTCATGTGGAGAGTG ACCCtccagcagaagcagcagcagaaagccCTGCAGCAGAGCCGCCTGAGCCTGAGCCTCAGCCTGAGCCTCAGCCTCAGCCTGAACTGGTGTCAGAGAGTG TAGGAGAGTCcacacctgtctctctcaaGGTCCCATCGCACACCCCCTACCTTCTTATTGGTGGAGGTACTGCCTCTTTTGCTGCTGCCCGCTCAATCCGAGCTAGAGACCCAGGTGCTAAG GTACTTATTGTGACTGATGAGCCAGACCTTCCGTACATGAGACCGCCTCTTTCTAAAGAACTTTGGTTCTCTGATGACCCCAGTGTGACAGAAACACTGCGATTCAAACAGTGGAATGGAAAGGAAAgaag TATCTACTTCCAGCCGGCATCATTTTATATAAATCCAGAAGAATTGGAAGGTACAGAAAATGGTGGAGTGGCTGTTCTCACTGGCAGAaag GTGGTCCACATGGACGTGAGAGGAAACAAGGTGAAACTTGACGACGATACTGAGATTTCATATGACAAGTGTTTGATCGCTACAG GTGGTGTGCCAAGAAACCTGCAGGTCatggagagagcaggagaggaggtgatgaagagGACCACTTTGTTCCGGAAG GTTGATGACTTTAAATCTTTGGACAAGGTGTCCAGAAACATAAAGTCCATCACAATCATTGGAGGCGGCTTCTTGGGCAGCGAGCTGGCCTGTGCCCTCGGCAGGAGAT CAAATGATTCTGGCCTGGAGGTGATTCAGATGTACCCTGAGAAGGGAAACATGGGGAAAGTGTTGCCTGAGTATCTGAGCAACTGGacaacagaaaaagtcaaaagag AGGGTGTGAAAATAATCTCAGAAGCTCTGGTGAAATCGGTGACCTTCAAAGATGACAAGGTGGAAATCCTGCTGAAAGATGGCCGACTG GTCAAAACGGACCACATAGTGGCGGCTGTTGGCCTGGAGCCCAATGTTGACCTTGCAAAGTCAGCAGGTCTAGAGGTGGACTCTGACTTTGGTGGCTTTCGGGTCAATGCAGAGCTGCAAGCTAGATCCAATATTTGGGTG GCAGGAGACGCTGCGTGTTTCTATGACATCAGACTGGGCCGCAGACGAGTGGAGCACCATGATCACGCCGTTGTAAGCGGGAGACTCGCAGGGGAGAACATGACGGGGGCCAACAAACCCTACTGGCATCAGTCTATGTTCTG GAGTGACCTGGGACCGGATGTGGGATACGAGGCGATTGGGATTGTTGACAGCAGCCTGCCAACAGTGGGAGTGTTTGCCAAAGCCACATCCAAAGACACACCTAGAGCTGCCACAGAGAAGTCAG GGACAGGGATCCGCTCGGAAAGTGAAACTGAGGACACAGCCACCAGCCCGGTCGCTTCTTCAACACCTGCTCCATCTGTGGAGCAAAACAGAGACGACTATGGGAAAGGAGTCATCTTCTACCTGAGAGACAAAGTGGTGGTGGGCATTATCCTGTGGAACGTGTTTAACAGGATGCCTATTGCAAGAAAG ATAATCAAAGATGGAGAGGAACATGCAGATCTGAATGAAGTAGCCAAGCTTTTCAACATCCACGAGGATTAA